A single window of Dehalococcoidia bacterium DNA harbors:
- a CDS encoding YciI-like protein, translated as MYYVLLYDYVEDVATKRAPHREQHIALVRKLHERGELLMAGAWANPLDGAALVFRVSSPKPVEDFVAADPYVKHGLVTRWRIREWNVAVGA; from the coding sequence GAGGACGTGGCGACGAAGCGCGCGCCCCACCGCGAGCAGCACATAGCCCTCGTCCGCAAGCTGCACGAGCGCGGCGAGCTGCTCATGGCGGGCGCGTGGGCCAACCCTCTGGACGGCGCGGCCCTCGTCTTCCGCGTCAGCAGTCCCAAGCCCGTCGAGGACTTTGTAGCCGCCGACCCCTACGTCAAGCACGGCCTCGTCACCCGCTGGCGCATCCGCGAGTGGAACGTGGCGGTCGGGGCTTAG
- a CDS encoding PLDc N-terminal domain-containing protein, producing the protein MALGLGSRESVLLLLILFGVAVQFFLMGFAVCDLVQRPVERLQGGRKWGWALLVVFVNTLGPIIYLLTARKKEVATKA; encoded by the coding sequence ATGGCGCTCGGGCTGGGTTCAAGGGAATCGGTGCTGTTGCTGCTCATTCTCTTCGGCGTTGCGGTCCAGTTTTTCCTGATGGGGTTCGCCGTGTGCGACCTTGTACAGCGGCCCGTGGAGAGGCTCCAGGGTGGCAGGAAATGGGGGTGGGCGCTCCTGGTCGTCTTTGTAAACACCCTCGGCCCTATCATTTACTTGCTGACGGCGCGCAAGAAAGAAGTGGCAACGAAGGCGTAG
- a CDS encoding LysR family transcriptional regulator has protein sequence MNTDYLRSFVEVVRRGSFSDAARALGVSQPTISFQVQRLEEEASAKLLERQGGRVALTDAGTLFLRFAERVLAEEGGLRESMKTLRKVVGGRLALGASTIPGEYILPRLLGPFLRRYPTVQATIAVADTSIIVDKVQARDVDIGFIGAEVKRRGLVVKRLQDDEMLLLAPPKHPFAKRGSIRMEDLEGQSLVVREEGSGTQRSLEQLLKAQGFDLGRARPQLVVGSSQAVITAVEAGVGLGFVSAMAARASLALGRTKSVALKGLSLKRGIYYTYAEKQADTHLLQTFLAFLAEAAPVT, from the coding sequence ATGAATACCGACTACCTGCGCAGCTTCGTAGAGGTGGTGCGGCGCGGCAGCTTCTCGGACGCCGCCCGCGCGCTGGGCGTGAGCCAGCCGACCATCTCCTTTCAGGTGCAGCGCCTGGAGGAGGAGGCGAGCGCCAAGCTGCTGGAGCGCCAAGGCGGGCGCGTGGCCCTCACGGACGCGGGCACGCTCTTTCTGCGCTTCGCGGAGCGCGTGCTGGCGGAGGAAGGCGGCCTGCGCGAGAGCATGAAGACGCTGCGCAAGGTGGTCGGCGGACGGCTTGCGCTCGGCGCCAGCACGATCCCCGGCGAGTACATCCTGCCGCGCTTGCTGGGGCCTTTCCTGCGCCGCTATCCCACTGTGCAGGCGACCATCGCCGTCGCGGACACCTCCATCATCGTGGACAAGGTCCAGGCGCGGGACGTGGACATCGGCTTTATCGGCGCGGAGGTGAAGCGGCGCGGTCTGGTCGTGAAGCGACTTCAGGACGACGAAATGTTGCTGCTGGCCCCGCCCAAGCACCCCTTCGCGAAGCGTGGGAGCATTCGGATGGAGGACCTGGAGGGCCAGTCGCTCGTCGTCCGCGAGGAGGGGTCGGGGACGCAGCGCAGCCTGGAGCAGTTGCTGAAGGCGCAGGGGTTCGACCTGGGCCGCGCCAGGCCCCAGCTTGTCGTCGGGTCGAGCCAGGCGGTCATCACGGCGGTGGAGGCGGGCGTTGGGCTTGGCTTCGTCTCCGCGATGGCGGCGCGGGCGAGCCTTGCGCTGGGGCGCACTAAATCGGTCGCTCTGAAGGGCCTCTCCCTGAAGCGGGGCATCTACTACACCTACGCGGAGAAGCAGGCGGACACGCACCTTCTGCAGACCTTTCTCGCGTTTCTGGCTGAGGCCGCGCCGGTCACGTAG
- a CDS encoding TldD/PmbA family protein has protein sequence MLGEKKLREIAGRVFSQAGAAQAEALFVDFDLALTRFARNAIHQNVSERHATLTVRLLSGKRAGVSSTSDLSPEGVRRAVEAALATTRVVPENPALPGLPAPAPVSSAKAYVARTARQGPEERARQAAVIIRKAEERGLEAAGAVSVRATEYAVVNSHGLFARHRATAADVMAVVRSDTSSGYADRVDMDIGRIDVEAVADEAVQGAERGRNPAPIEPGVYEVVLAPYAVSDILDFLGWTGFSAQAVQEKRSFLTGRLGQKVMGDNVTIWDDGLDPTGIPMTFDFEGVPKQRVDFIVDGVAKGACYDSYTAAKEGRASTGHAIPPFDAYGPFPTNLFMKSGPSAEGPDDLVRPVKRGLLVTRFWYTRTVHPLTVEVTGMTRDGTFLIENGEVTRPVRNLRFTQSYVDALNHVNSIGRETRLVRTAWSVNRIPALRIGAWLFNGATEY, from the coding sequence GGTGCGGCGCAGGCGGAGGCGCTGTTCGTTGATTTCGACCTGGCCCTCACTCGCTTCGCCCGCAATGCCATCCACCAGAACGTGAGCGAGCGCCACGCCACACTGACGGTGCGCCTGCTCTCCGGCAAGCGTGCGGGCGTCTCGTCCACCAGCGACCTCTCGCCGGAGGGCGTGCGCCGCGCGGTGGAGGCGGCCTTGGCTACGACACGCGTCGTGCCGGAGAACCCGGCGCTGCCCGGGCTGCCCGCTCCCGCTCCGGTCTCGTCGGCGAAGGCATACGTGGCGCGCACCGCCCGCCAGGGGCCGGAGGAGCGCGCGCGCCAGGCCGCCGTCATCATCCGCAAGGCGGAGGAGCGAGGGCTGGAGGCGGCGGGCGCCGTCAGCGTGCGCGCCACCGAGTACGCCGTGGTGAACTCGCACGGCCTGTTCGCCCGGCACCGGGCCACTGCCGCGGACGTGATGGCGGTGGTCCGCTCCGACACAAGCTCCGGGTACGCCGACCGCGTGGACATGGACATTGGCCGCATTGACGTCGAGGCCGTGGCGGACGAGGCCGTCCAGGGGGCGGAGCGTGGTCGCAATCCCGCGCCCATCGAGCCGGGCGTGTACGAGGTCGTCCTCGCCCCCTACGCCGTCAGCGACATCCTGGACTTCCTGGGCTGGACAGGCTTCAGCGCGCAGGCCGTTCAGGAGAAGCGCAGCTTCCTGACGGGCAGACTGGGCCAGAAAGTCATGGGCGACAACGTCACCATCTGGGACGACGGCCTCGACCCCACCGGCATCCCGATGACCTTCGACTTCGAGGGCGTCCCGAAGCAGCGCGTGGACTTCATCGTGGACGGCGTGGCGAAGGGCGCCTGCTACGACAGCTACACGGCGGCGAAAGAGGGACGCGCCTCCACGGGTCACGCCATCCCGCCCTTCGACGCCTACGGGCCTTTCCCGACGAACCTCTTCATGAAGTCCGGCCCTTCCGCGGAAGGGCCGGACGACCTTGTCCGCCCGGTGAAGCGCGGCCTGCTGGTCACGCGTTTCTGGTACACGCGCACGGTGCACCCGCTGACCGTCGAGGTCACGGGCATGACGCGGGACGGGACGTTCCTCATCGAGAACGGCGAGGTGACGCGGCCCGTGCGCAACCTGCGTTTTACGCAGAGCTACGTGGACGCGCTGAACCATGTGAATAGCATCGGGCGGGAGACGCGGCTGGTGCGGACGGCGTGGAGCGTCAACCGTATTCCTGCGCTGAGGATCGGCGCGTGGCTCTTCAACGGGGCCACGGAGTACTAA